DNA sequence from the Streptomyces sp. HUAS 15-9 genome:
GGCCTTCGCCTGGTTCAAGCTCGCAGTGATCCTGGAGGGCATCCACTACCGCTACACGCTGGGCCAGACGGTCGGGCGCGGCTTCGACCGCATCGGCGACCTCGTGCCCGTCTTCATCCACCACGGACTGACCACTCTTCAGGAAGGCTGACCGGCATGGACTTCGCGTTCGACGCACGCACCGAGGAGCTGCGCGGCAAGCTGCTCGCCTTCATGGACGAGTACGTCTACCCGGCGGAGGCGGTGGCGGAGGAGCAGCGCGCGCGGCTGGCCTCGCCCTGGGACACGCCCGCCGTGGTGGAGGAGCTGAAGGCGGAGGCGCGCAGGCAGGGCCTGTGGAACCTCTTCCTGCCGGACGAGCACGGCGCCGGGCTCACCAACCTCCAGTACGCCCCGCTGGCCGAGATCACCGGCCGCTCGCCGCACCTGGCGCCCACCGCCACCAACTGCGCCGCGCCCGACACCGGCAACATGGAGGTGCTCGCGCAGTTCGGCGACGAGCAGCAGAAGAAGCAGTGGCTGGAGCCGCTGCTGGCGGGTGAGATCCGCTCGGCGTTCGCGATGACCGAGCCGGAGGTGGCCTCCTCGGACGCCACCAACATCACCACGCTCATCGAGCGGGACGGCGACGAGTACGTCATCACCGGGCGCAAGTGGTACATCTCCGGGGCGATGAACCCGGACTGCAAGATCCTCATCGTGATGGGCAAGACCGACCCCGACGGGCCGGACATCCGCCGTCAGCAGTCCATGATCCTGGTCCCGACCGACACGCCGGGTGTCACCATCGAGCGGGCGATGCAGGTCTTCGGCTACGAGGACCACTCGCACGGCGGCCACGCCGAGGTCTTCTTCGATCACGCGCGCGTGCCGGTGTCCAACCTGATCGGCGAGGAGGGCAGCGGCTTCGCGATCGCCCAGGCGCGCCTGGGTCCGGGCCGTATCCACCACTGCATGCGGCTGATCGGCATGGCCGAGCGGGCGATCGAGCTGATGTGCCGCCGGGCCGTGTCCCGCACCGCCTTCGGCAAGGCGCTGGCCCAGCAGGGCGTGGTCCACAACTGGATCGCGGACGCCCGGGTCGCGGTCGAACAGCTGCGGCTGCTCGTCCTGAAGACGGCCTGGCTGATGGACACGGTCGGCAACAGGGGCGCCCACACGGAGATCCAGGCCATCAAGATCGCCACGCCGCGTGCGGTCGTCGACATCATCGACCGCGCGATCCAGCTGCACGGCGCGGGCGGCGTCAGCCAGGACTTCCCGCTGGCCGAGCTGTACGCGGCGGCCCGCACCCTGATGATCGCCGACGGCCCGGACGAGGTCCACCAGCGCTCACTGGCCAGGCGCGAGCTGAAGAAGTACCTGTAGGACACGGTGCGAGGGG
Encoded proteins:
- a CDS encoding acyl-CoA dehydrogenase family protein — protein: MDFAFDARTEELRGKLLAFMDEYVYPAEAVAEEQRARLASPWDTPAVVEELKAEARRQGLWNLFLPDEHGAGLTNLQYAPLAEITGRSPHLAPTATNCAAPDTGNMEVLAQFGDEQQKKQWLEPLLAGEIRSAFAMTEPEVASSDATNITTLIERDGDEYVITGRKWYISGAMNPDCKILIVMGKTDPDGPDIRRQQSMILVPTDTPGVTIERAMQVFGYEDHSHGGHAEVFFDHARVPVSNLIGEEGSGFAIAQARLGPGRIHHCMRLIGMAERAIELMCRRAVSRTAFGKALAQQGVVHNWIADARVAVEQLRLLVLKTAWLMDTVGNRGAHTEIQAIKIATPRAVVDIIDRAIQLHGAGGVSQDFPLAELYAAARTLMIADGPDEVHQRSLARRELKKYL